A genomic window from Psychrilyobacter piezotolerans includes:
- the gltS gene encoding sodium/glutamate symporter — translation MQVFQMDHISTLFMAIIVLLVGRFVRSKVGILRRFFIPVPVIGGVIFAVLTLVGHYTNTFEFSFDGTLKSLFMIAFFTTIGFMASFKLLAKGGIQVVIFLIAATALVILQDIVGISLAKVFGLPPLFGLAAGSIPLTGGHGTSGAFGPLLEQAGAAGATAVAIASATYGLVAGCLIGGPIGKRLMTKFNLKPSEELLKEEHADITNEDQSVEVTEHTFFNAATVIIVSMGIGSVLVGWLKQVGITLPIYIGPMLVAAVIRNISDSMKKELNHKEITIIGNTSLSLFLAMALMSMRLWDLAALAVPLVTILLVQTVLMGAFAYFVTFNVMGRDYDAAVMACGHCGFGMGATPNAIANMESFTAANYPSFKAFFVIPLVGALFIDFTNASIITFFMNMFG, via the coding sequence ATGCAAGTTTTTCAAATGGATCACATATCGACATTATTTATGGCGATAATCGTATTATTAGTAGGTAGGTTTGTAAGAAGTAAAGTTGGGATATTAAGAAGATTCTTTATACCGGTACCGGTTATAGGAGGGGTTATCTTTGCTGTATTGACTCTGGTTGGTCATTATACAAATACCTTCGAATTTAGTTTTGACGGTACATTGAAGAGTTTATTTATGATAGCGTTCTTTACGACTATCGGATTTATGGCCAGTTTCAAACTTTTAGCTAAGGGTGGAATACAGGTTGTAATATTCTTAATTGCAGCAACAGCTTTAGTAATCCTTCAGGATATAGTTGGAATATCACTGGCTAAGGTATTCGGATTACCGCCATTATTTGGTTTAGCAGCAGGATCTATACCGCTTACTGGTGGACATGGAACTTCAGGTGCATTCGGACCGTTATTGGAGCAGGCAGGAGCAGCAGGAGCAACAGCAGTTGCCATAGCATCGGCTACATATGGTTTAGTTGCAGGATGTCTGATTGGTGGACCAATCGGAAAAAGACTTATGACTAAATTTAATTTAAAGCCAAGTGAAGAGTTATTGAAGGAAGAACATGCTGATATAACAAATGAAGATCAATCAGTAGAGGTTACAGAACATACATTCTTCAATGCAGCTACAGTTATCATTGTTTCAATGGGAATAGGATCAGTACTAGTAGGATGGTTAAAGCAAGTTGGAATTACTTTACCTATCTATATCGGTCCAATGTTAGTAGCGGCAGTTATCAGAAACATATCTGACTCAATGAAGAAAGAATTAAATCATAAAGAAATTACTATTATCGGAAATACTTCATTATCATTATTCTTAGCTATGGCACTTATGTCTATGAGACTATGGGACCTGGCAGCATTAGCAGTACCTTTAGTAACTATTTTATTGGTACAGACTGTATTAATGGGAGCATTTGCATACTTCGTTACATTTAATGTAATGGGTAGGGACTATGATGCAGCAGTAATGGCTTGCGGACATTGTGGATTCGGAATGGGAGCTACACCAAATGCCATTGCAAACATGGAATCATTTACAGCAGCAAACTATCCGTCATTTAAGGCATTTTTCGTAATACCATTGGTAGGAGCTTTATTTATTGACTTTACCAATGCATCGATAATTACTTTCTTCATGAATATGTTTGGATAA